In Miscanthus floridulus cultivar M001 chromosome 5, ASM1932011v1, whole genome shotgun sequence, one genomic interval encodes:
- the LOC136453727 gene encoding SUN domain-containing protein 4-like, with product MQRSRRALLRRTAAAQEQSAVAEAAANGRKRRLYGFSASLVVASWVAVLLLHSLVGHGDGQRDGGGSAVDLTVVEPTLNFGPVNLVVQEEHGENLAVPGDTCVNYVENAVLSEDTLVQADQLCSNDEVRSENTEALTKDSQVELSGDQGGYLPQSDVDSGLQPGEKVESEDLPRPPRLSRVAPPDLDEFKTRAIAERGPGVSSQPGHVIHRREPSGKLYNYAAASKGAKVLDFNKEAKGASNILDKDKDKYLRNPCSVEGKFVIIELSEETLVDTIAIANFEHYSSNPKEFEPQSSLTYPTENWETLGRFTAANAKLAQNFTFLEPKWARYLKLNLVSHYGSEFYCTLSMLEVYGMDAVEKMLENLIPVENKKTEPDDKTKEPIEQMPLQEPAGGKESSQKPLDEDEFELEDVKLNSDPSKNGVNDPVSDTRTLQAGRIPGDTVLKVLMQKVQSLDVSFSVLERYLVELNSRYGQIFKDFDADIDSTDVLLEKIKSELKNLESSKDSIANEIEGILSWNLVASSQLNQLVLDNALLRSEFETFRQKQTDMENRSLAVIFLSFVFACLALAKLSIGVMSKFCRFYDFEKFHNVRSGWVVLLLSSCIVSTILIIQ from the exons ATGCAGAGGTCGCGGAGGGCCCTTCTGCGGAGGACAGCGGCGGCGCAGGAGCAGAGCGCGGTGGCGGAGGCTGCCGCTAACGGGAGGAAGAGGCGGCTGTATGGCTTCTCCGCCTCCCTCGTCGTCGCCTCGTGGGTCGCCGTGCTCCTCCTCCACTCCCTCGTCGGACACGGCGACGGTCAACGAG ATGGAGGAGGCTCTGCTGTAGATCTTACTGTTGTCGAGCCTACCTTGAATTTTGGTCCTGTTAATCTGGTTGTACAGGAAGAGCATGGAGAGAATTTGGCAGTGCCAGGTGATACCTGTGTTAATTATGTCGAAAATGCTGTGCTTTCAGAGGACACACTGGTGCAAGCAGATCAGTTGTGCTCCAATGATGAGGTGCGGAGTGAGAACACAGAAGCTTTAACCAAAGACAGTCAGGTTGAGCTTTCAGGAGATCAGGGTGGGTATCTTCCTCAGTCAGATGTTGATTCTGGACTTCAACCAGGGGAGAAGGTGGAGAGTGAAGATTTGCCGAGACCACCAAGACTATCACGGGTTGCTCCTCCTGATCTTGATGAATTCAAGACAAGAGCAATTGCTGAAAGGGGACCTGGTGTTTCTAGTCAACCTGGTCATGTCATCCACCGAAGGGAGCCTAGTGGGAAGTTGTATAATTATGCTGCAGCATCTAAAGGGGCTAAGGTCCTGGATTTCAATAAGGAGGCTAAGGGTGCTTCCAATATCTTAGATAAAGACAAAGACAAGTACCTCCGCAATCCTTGCTCAGTTGAGGGGAAGTTTGTCATCATAGAGCTTTCTGAAGAAACCTTAGTAGATACAATCGCAATTGCAAATTTTGAGCATTATTCTTCCAATCCGAAAGAATTTGAACCGCAGAGCAGTCTAACATATCCCACAGAAAATTGGGAAACTCTTGGAAGATTCACTGCCGCAAATGCAAAACTTGCTCAGAATTTCACTTTTCTTGAGCCAAAGTGGGCTAGATATTTGAAACTGAACTTGGTCAGCCATTATGGTTCTGAGTTCTACTGTACCCTCAGTATGCTTGAAGTTTATGGAATGGATGCTGTAGAAAAGATGCTTGAAAACTTGATTCCAGTTGAGAATAAGAAAACGGAACCTGATGACAAGACAAAGGAGCCCATTGAGCAAATGCCTTTGCAGGAGCCTGCTGGAGGAAAAGAATCCTCACAGAAACCCCTTGATGAAGATGAATTTGAACTAGAAGATGTTAAACTAAacagtgatccatcgaagaatgGTGTTAATGATCCAGTTTCGGACACAAGGACGCTTCAGGCTGGCAGGATTCCTGGAGATACAGTTCTTAAGGTGCTAATGCAGAAAGTTCAATCTCTTGATGTGAGCTTCTCTGTCTTGGAGAGGTACCTAGTGGAGTTGAACAGCAGATATGGGCAAATATTTAAGGATTTCGATGCCGATATTGATAGCACAGATGTCTTGTTAGAGAAGATCAAATCAGAGCTGAAGAATCTTGAGAGCAGCAAAGATAGCATT GCAAATGAAATTGAAGGTATCCTCTCATGGAATCTAGTTGCTTCCTCGCAACTAAACCAGCTGGTCCTGGATAATGCTCTACTCAG ATCGGAATTTGAAACATTTCGACAAAAACAGACTGACATGGAGAACAGGAGTCTTGCTGTTATATTTCTCAGTTTTGTTTTCGCTTGCTTAGCTCTTGCTAAGCTGTCTATAGGTGTTATGTCCAAATTTTGTAGATTCTATGACTTTGAAAAGTTCCATAATGTAAGATCCGGGTGGGTTGTGTTGCTGCTTAGCAGTTGCATCGTATCCACCATTTTGATAATACAGTAA